In Spodoptera frugiperda isolate SF20-4 chromosome 1, AGI-APGP_CSIRO_Sfru_2.0, whole genome shotgun sequence, the following are encoded in one genomic region:
- the LOC118273320 gene encoding NHL repeat-containing protein 2 yields MESSPLDFVAQSCLDLTEAIKEVQSETERDTLITNHIKKVWSTVTPIEDFKKNLEWVNVSEAISLSQHCSDKVVILDFWTYCCINCYHVLPDLAHIEKLHSVESGLVVIGVHCAKFSNEKESANVLAAVNRYNIHHPVVNDADSCMWDALGIKCWPTLLILGPGNKPLFILTGEGHKDELVWYVGMALAHFGSRISTTPLPMALAKHLKSKEESILYFPSKLALNPFYRGRGDEPFLAISDTGHHRVLLTDCAGAVVRIVGGKEAGFKDGKLTEAQFNAPQGLCWLSSNVLAVCDTNNHAVRAIHLDEGTVEVLAGTGEQSAFGDLGGKCLGVQALASPWDVLLYSTPDMDMSVRPLLPPPPPPPNSQAAPDKEKENAKDENKEKEKKDEKRRVLLIACAGSHQIWALFLDTTIWWKYKTFTEGTCVCIAGTGAEAARNSAYPNTAAFAQPSGLTLRMGSSPEIFIADSESSSIRRLALTTGQVSTLCGGDRNPLNLFAFGDVDDTGVDAKFQHPLGVAYCESSKTLYVADTYNHKIKKVEVGPQKVTTLNPTMIETTDPALFNEPSGLAITADGKYLYIADTNNHGIKILNLTKNVCQDFKVKLTEPKFTEPDNLILYKNDLFVNRKCGNLIIYFNVSLDADTKNVKFTPGAPQNWLVCIRDENNKDVTQEDFEFISSSNKGNKLPGRVEMKLKQRTDKFLYRLYLSFHTALCDAAVCFSHSFTIRSTILVRDSVKMVESYKITCKVNPVNRPDSKQNKDKDKDKEVLA; encoded by the exons ATGGAATCATCACCGCTGGATTTTGTTGCGCAATCTTGTTTGGATTTAACGGAGGCAATAAAGGAGGTTCAAAGTGAAACTGAGCGTGATACTCTAATTACAAACCATATCAAGAAAGTTTGGTCTACAGTAACCCCGATTgaagactttaaaaaaa attTAGAATGGGTGAATGTGTCGGAAGCAATATCATTATCCCAACACTGCTCCGACAAAGTTGTGATACTGGATTTCTGGACCTATTGCTGTATAAACTGCTACCATGTGCTGCCCGACCTGGCTCATATTGAGAAACTGCATTCTGTTGAAAGCGGTTTAGTTGTG ATAGGAGTCCACTGTGCCAAGTTTTCAAATGAGAAGGAATCGGCCAATGTGCTAGCAGCTgtaaataggtacaatataCATCATCCTGTAGTGAATGACGCTGACAGCTGCATGTGGGATGCGCTCGGAATAAAGTGCTGGCCCACTCTACTTATTTTAG gtCCTGGCAACAAGCCTCTCTTCATATTAACGGGTGAAGGTCACAAAGATGAGTTGGTTTGGTACGTGGGCATGGCGCTGGCGCACTTCGGAAGTCGCATATCTACGACTCCTTTACCCATGGCTCTGGCAAAGCATTTGAAAAGCAAAGAGGAATCTATCTTGTATTTTCCTAGCAAG CTCGCCCTGAACCCGTTCTACCGCGGCCGCGGCGACGAGCCGTTCCTGGCCATCTCGGACACGGGCCACCACCGCGTGCTGCTCACTGACTGCGCCGGCGCCGTCGTCCGGATCGTCGGCGGGAAGGAGGCTGGCTTCAAGGATGGCA AGCTGACGGAGGCCCAGTTCAACGCCCCCCAAGGCCTGTGCTGGCTGTCCAGCAACGTGTTGGCGGTGTGTGACACCAACAACCACGCCGTGCGCGCCATACATCTGGACGAGGGCACCGTCGAGGTACTGGCGGGGACTGGAGAGCAGTCTGCATTTGGTGATCTAG GTGGTAAATGCCTCGGCGTGCAAGCGCTGGCGTCTCCATGGGACGTGCTCCTGTATTCGACTCCCGACATGGACATGTCAGTGCGACCACTGCTGCCTCCCCCACCCCCTCCACCCAACAGCCAAGCTGCGCCTGACAAGGAGAAGGAAAACGCTAAAGATGAAAATAAAG AAAAAGAGAAGAAAGATGAGAAACGCCGAGTGTTGTTGATTGCTTGCGCTGGTTCTCATCAGATATGGGCTCTCTTCCTCGACACTACTATTTGGTGGAAATACAAGACGTTTACTGAAG GTACGTGCGTGTGTATCGCGGGTACTGGCGCGGAGGCCGCCAGGAACAGCGCGTATCCCAACACTGCTGCGTTTGCGCAGCCTTCCGGACTTACGCTTAGAATGG GATCGAGTCCAGAAATCTTCATAGCGGATTCAGAAAGTTCGTCGATCCGTCGGCTAGCGCTGACGACGGGACAGGTTTCCACGCTCTGCGGCGGTGACCGTAACCCTTTG AATCTCTTCGCTTTCGGAGATGTGGACGACACGGGTGTCGACGCTAAATTCCAGCATCCTCTGGGCGTGGCGTACTGCGAATCTTCAAAGACCCTCTACGTAGCAGACACGTAcaaccacaaaataaaaaaggtcgAGGTTGGACCGCAAAAGGTTACCACTCTAAACCCAACTATGATAGAGACAACAGACCCGGCGCTGTTCAACGAACCTTCAGGGCTCGCCATCACAGCCGACGGCAAATACCTATACATTGCAGATACAAACAACCACGGTATCAAAATCCTTAACCTAACCAAAAACGTGTGCCAAGACTTTAAAGTGAAATTAACAGAACCTAAGTTCACGGAACCAGACAATTTGATTCTGTACAAGAATGACCTATTCGTCAATAGGAAATGTGGTAATCTCATCATTTATTTCAACGTCAGTTTAGACGCCGACACTAAGAACGTCAAGTTCACGCCAGGAGCTCCACAAAACTGGCTAGTTTGCATACGAGATGAGAATAACAAGGATGTGACGCAAGAAGATTTTGAGTTCATAAGTTCTTCGAACAAAGGTAACAAGCTCCCTGGCCGAGTGGAAATGAAGCTTAAGCAACGAACAGATAAGTTCCTTTATCGCTTGTACCTTAGTTTTCACACGGCGCTGTGTGACGCAGCCGTATGTTTCTCACATTCTTTTACGATCCGATCGACAATTTTAGTTCGGGATTCAGTCAAAATGGTTGAGTCGTATAAAATTACTTGTAAAGTGAATCCTGTTAATAGACCGGattctaaacaaaataaggataaagataaagataaagaagtATTAGCATaa